A segment of the Alistipes communis genome:
GATGCTGGGGCACGACGGCCCGGCCCATTTCGCCATCGCCGAAGGGGCGGTGGGGCTGGTTCCGCTGCCGCTCTACCACGGCAAGCCCGGCAAGGGGCTCTCGATCCAGATGAGCGTCAAGCACGGCCCCGTGACGCTGCTGTCGGTCTGCGAGGGACCCGATGGGGTCTATCTGCTCATGGCCGAGGGCGAGTCGGTGGAGGGGCCGACGCTGCGCATCGGCAATACCAACAGCCGCTACCGCTTCGCCTGCGGGGCGCGCCGCTTCATCGAGGAGTGGAGCCTGGCCGGCCCGTCGCACCACTGTGCGATCGGTACGGGGCATGTGGGCGACACGCTGCGCAAGGTGGCCTTCCTGCTGGATATTCCGCTTGTCGAGATCAAATAAAACATTTCTAATGAACCGATTCGAAGCTTTGATGCGCCGCGCGGCCCTGGTGCTCGCGCTGTTGCTGACGACCGCCTGCGGAGGCGGTGAAGAGGAACCCCGGACGCCTCCTGCGGAGCCGCCCAGGGAGATCGAGGTCGATGCGTCGAGTACGCTCTACGGATTCGTGGGCGACACGGCGGGGAATCCTGTCGAGGGCGTGGTCGTAAGCGACGGCTTCCAGTGCGTGGCCACCGATGCCGGGGGCGTCTACGAGATGAAGCGCGACGCGGCGGCGGAATACGTCTGCTATTCGGTGCCCGCGGAGTTCAAGATCCGCACGGGACACGACGGCTATCCCGATTTCTACGTGCGGCTCGATACCTCGCAGCAGAAGATCCGTCAGGATTTCACGCTCGAACGCCTCGCGGGCGTCGAGCGCAACTTCCGCCTGATCTGCATCGGCGATCCCCAGCCCGCCAAGGCCGAGGAGGCGACGCGGTTCGAACGCGAGGCGATGGTCGACGTGCGCCGCACGGCGACGGCTTCGGCGGTGCCCTGCTACGGCGTGGCGCTGGGCGACATCACGGGCGAGAAACCCGACCTGCTCGCGGGCGTGCGCCGTTCGCTGGGGACGGCGGGCATTCCGGTCTTCGCGCTGCCGGGCAACCACGACAAATACAAGGTGGACGACGCCACGCCGCGCGACGCCTCCTATTTCCGCTACACGATGGGGCCGGTGGACTACTCGTTCAACCGCGGCGACGTGCACGTGGTCTGCATGGACGACGTGATCTACACCTCGGGCACGGAGTACACCAATGGCTTTACGGACGCCCAGCTGGCCTGGCTGCGCGCCGACCTGAGTTTCGTGCCGAAGCAGAAGATGGTCATCCTCTGCTACCATATCCCGCTGCGCAGCGGCACGGCACGCAACATGGCGGCTGTCAAGGCGCTGCTGTCGGAGTACGCCGAGGCGCATCTCATGGCGGCGCACACCCACTACAACGAGAATTTCATCAATACCGACGCGGACGGAGGACTCTACGAGCATATCCACGGCGCACCCTGCGGGGTGTTCTGGCACTCGGCGCTCAACGGCGACGGCACGCCCAACGGCTATGCGGTCTACGACGTGGAGGGAGCGGCGATCACCGACTGGCGCTACAAATCCAGCCTGCACGACGAGTCGTTCCAGATCCGTCTGCATCGCGGCGGCGACACCCACAGCGGCTTCACCTATCCCTATACGCCGAAGACGGTGATCGCCAACGTCTGGAACGCCGATCCCGAGTGGCGGGTTACGCTCTGCGAGAACGGCGTGGAGACCAAGGCGATGACGCTGGTGACGACCTACACCGACGCGTGGTCGGTGGGGTACCATGTGGGCGTGCTGGGGCGCGGCGACAACTACAAGTCGCCCTGCAAGCACATGTACGTGGCCGAGCCGAACGACGTCAGGGCCGCATTGAAGGTGGTGGCCGTCGACCGCTGGGGCAACCGCTACGAGCAGTCGGAGTTCACGGCGCCCGACGACTTCACGGATGCCAGGTCGCCCGTGTATTGATGCCGGCCGGAGGCTCCGTGCGTGCGGAGCGGCGACGATGCGAGGAAACGAAAGACAGGAGAACGGGGATCGGAAAAAACTGTTCGAATGTTAATGAATACCTAAAATTACGACAATGTTACTCAAACTGAGAGGAATGTGCGCTGTCCTGTTGGCGGCGCTGGCATTCGCCGGCTGCTCGGACGACGATGCGGCGAGTAGTCTGGCGACGAATTTCGACGAACTGGAATTTTCCTACGAGGAGTCCGACCAGCAGCTGTTGATTCGCTCGACGGTGCCGTGGACGTTGGACTGCACCTATCTGACGGGCGACGGGTGGCTCGCGTTCGACAAGACGAGCGGCCCCGGCGACGAGGGCATCGTTTCGCAGCGCGTGACGATCAAGGCGCTGCACAACACCGGTGTCGAGCGCACCGCCGAACTGCACATTACGGGCGCCGGTTTCGACCGCAAGGTGACCGTCGTGCAGGAAGACGGCCAGGTACGCATCGACGGCGTGGAGCTGGAAGGCGACATGGCCAAAGACGAACCGGTCGAGAAGACCTACATCGCCGTGAACTATTCGCGTGCGGTGGGCGGCGAGAAGCTGACCGTCACGCCGACGCTGTCGGGCGAGGGCTCGGACGGCCTGTCGGTGGCTGCGGGCGAGGTGACGCTCGACGCGGGCAGCGGTGTGGCGCGCATGGCCGTGACGGGTACGCCCACGACCTTCGGCGAGGTGCTCTTCAAGGTCGCCGTCGAACTCGGCGGCAAGAGCTTCGGCCCCTACGAGGTGAAGAGCGAAACGGCCAACCGCATGGCGGCGCCGACGGGACTCTACGTCTTCCGTGCCGATTCGCACGAGATCATCATGGAGTGGGACAACGACCACAGCACCGTACGCACCAGAAAGTGGGCATGGCAGCTGCTGGATTCCGATGCGGACGACGCCGGGGTGGTGCGCGAGTTCACCTACGAGGTGAACAGCAACGACGACAAGAATCCGAAGTATGTTTACAACCGTTTCATCATCGGGGCGCTCGATCCCGGAACGACCTACTATTTCCGCGTGAAGCGCTGCCCGTCCGAGGGGGTTGCCGACGATGCGGGCAAGATCGACTCGAAGTGGACGGAGCT
Coding sequences within it:
- a CDS encoding BACON domain-containing protein, coding for MLLKLRGMCAVLLAALAFAGCSDDDAASSLATNFDELEFSYEESDQQLLIRSTVPWTLDCTYLTGDGWLAFDKTSGPGDEGIVSQRVTIKALHNTGVERTAELHITGAGFDRKVTVVQEDGQVRIDGVELEGDMAKDEPVEKTYIAVNYSRAVGGEKLTVTPTLSGEGSDGLSVAAGEVTLDAGSGVARMAVTGTPTTFGEVLFKVAVELGGKSFGPYEVKSETANRMAAPTGLYVFRADSHEIIMEWDNDHSTVRTRKWAWQLLDSDADDAGVVREFTYEVNSNDDKNPKYVYNRFIIGALDPGTTYYFRVKRCPSEGVADDAGKIDSKWTELCPVTTKAEPEVPADAVLFQDFRYLAYGGNNVYTAFAGGVNDNPTGKALDQIFVPYEKYCNANSAAANLWTTHSAAYRSAVGLDGWVGGNNAAGHTGNNSVYGATGMLKLGTGSAVGWIQTPALEKLTGATDITVSFDACCWWEDPSSSAKSDNPEIKVIVVGPGTIDGQKEAKVQISEKREMKPCTVNVAGATAETHIEFSAVFAKENGLTNRWFLDNVLIVPAK
- a CDS encoding calcineurin-like phosphoesterase C-terminal domain-containing protein, which translates into the protein MNRFEALMRRAALVLALLLTTACGGGEEEPRTPPAEPPREIEVDASSTLYGFVGDTAGNPVEGVVVSDGFQCVATDAGGVYEMKRDAAAEYVCYSVPAEFKIRTGHDGYPDFYVRLDTSQQKIRQDFTLERLAGVERNFRLICIGDPQPAKAEEATRFEREAMVDVRRTATASAVPCYGVALGDITGEKPDLLAGVRRSLGTAGIPVFALPGNHDKYKVDDATPRDASYFRYTMGPVDYSFNRGDVHVVCMDDVIYTSGTEYTNGFTDAQLAWLRADLSFVPKQKMVILCYHIPLRSGTARNMAAVKALLSEYAEAHLMAAHTHYNENFINTDADGGLYEHIHGAPCGVFWHSALNGDGTPNGYAVYDVEGAAITDWRYKSSLHDESFQIRLHRGGDTHSGFTYPYTPKTVIANVWNADPEWRVTLCENGVETKAMTLVTTYTDAWSVGYHVGVLGRGDNYKSPCKHMYVAEPNDVRAALKVVAVDRWGNRYEQSEFTAPDDFTDARSPVY